A region of the Nocardia nova SH22a genome:
GTAGTGCGTGGCAACATATTTGGTACGGGAGGTGGTCGTATCGATGGAACCGCCCGGCGGACGGGCGCAGCGGCCGGGTCGAGTGGCGGACCGGTGCGGTGTCGGTGTGTGGCGATGAACAGTGCTGGGGCGAGGCGATATTCGCGTATGCGACCAGCGGGCGGTTGCTAACGGGGCGTTTGCCGCAAGCGACCGCGATGCGCTACCCAGGTGACTTTCCGGTAGGTGACGCACCTTGCCCGGATTCGGGGTACGGTTGCCGCTTGGTGAATTCCGGCGGAACCGGGAACTCTTCCGGCGGTTGGGAATCGGCCGAAGGTTGTGCTATCCGAATGTGCCGCGCGGTGGCGGCGACGTCGCAGGAGGCGGATTCGAGACGAACGAACCCGGGTGCGCACCCCCTGCAGCGCACCCGGGCGTCGAAACTATACCAGCCGGTGTGTTTCAGGTATTCCTGCGAATTTTCGAACCAAAAGTCTGAAAGCCGGGCGCTGGCCCGGGATCAAGTAATTGAAAATCTTATAACTTTCGTCGAGGACCGTCCCTCATCGGTTCCTCGGGTGGCAAGCAGCTTCGGAGGCGTTTCGAGCATGGCACGGCAGCAAGAGCGGGCCCGCCGGACACGGGCGGCGATCATCAGGTCCGCCGCCGTTGAATTCGGCAAGAGCGGCTACGCCGCGGCATCGCTGAATCGCATATTGGAAGGGTCCCGCGCGACCAAGGGCGCGATGTACTTCCATTTCGATTCCAAGGAGGATCTGGCCCGGGCGGTGCTGGACGCTGCCGTCGAACGCTATCGATCCACCAGTGAAAGATGGCAGGCCAGAACGGATCTCGAGCCGCTGGACATCCTGCACGGGATGATCGACGAGGTCGCCCTGCGGCTGGACAACGACATCATCACCCAGGCGGAGTTCCGGCTCGTCATCGAGCCGGAGTTCTATCAGGACGCGCGGGCCGGGGGCAGCCGGATCGTCGGCCGCACGACGCGGGATCTGGCGGTGCGGGCGATGGATCGCAAGCAGCTGCGGTCCGACGCCGACCCCGACCGCTTCACCCGGACGCTCGCGGCTTCGCTGGCGGGCCAGCGCTACATCGTCGACCTCCTGGGCGGCGGTATCGATCTGCGCACCCGGTTCACCGAGGCGCTGGAGGTGATCGTCGAGGCGATGGCGACGGCCGAGTGGCTCGACGAATTCCGCCGTCACGGCTGGCGTGCCTCCGCCCGCCTCGAAGATCTGAATCTGGGCCTCTGACCAGCCGATTTGGGAATAGTGCAAAGCCTGTCATAAGCTATGCGAGCTCCCAACGGAAGCCGTTGAGAAACGGC
Encoded here:
- a CDS encoding TetR/AcrR family transcriptional regulator, giving the protein MARQQERARRTRAAIIRSAAVEFGKSGYAAASLNRILEGSRATKGAMYFHFDSKEDLARAVLDAAVERYRSTSERWQARTDLEPLDILHGMIDEVALRLDNDIITQAEFRLVIEPEFYQDARAGGSRIVGRTTRDLAVRAMDRKQLRSDADPDRFTRTLAASLAGQRYIVDLLGGGIDLRTRFTEALEVIVEAMATAEWLDEFRRHGWRASARLEDLNLGL